In the Oscillospiraceae bacterium genome, TCCCCGAAACCGTGGACGGCACGAGCCTGCTGCACCCTGTTGAGCGTGAATATCTGCACGGCGAGCATACGCTTGGCGAGGATTCCATGCATTTCATCCTGACAAAAGAGGATAAATACATCTGGTACTCCCAGACCGGGCGGGAGCTGTACTTTGATTTGCGCAACGACCCGCACGAGAACAAGAATGTGCTGGACGAACACCCAGCGCGCGTAGCCGAGCTGCGCGAACTTCTCATCAACGCACTGAAAAACCGCGAAGAGGGCTACACCGACGGCCACAGCCTGCTTGTGGGCAAAACACCCGTGACCGTATTGCAGCATACCGAGGTGCTATGAAGCAGCTTCAATTCCTGATAAAACCAGCCGCAGGCTACTGCAACATGCGCTGCCAATATTGCTTTTACCGGGATGAGCAGCAAAACCGCGTGAACCCCGAAGACTGCATGATGACGCGGGCGACTGCCGAGACGCTGATTCAGCGCTGCTTTGTGGAAATTGAGCAGGGCGGCTTTGTTTCGTTTGCCTTTCAGGGCGGGGAGCCAACCCTGGCCGGGCTGGATTTTTTCCGCTTCTTTACGCAGACGGTGCGAAAGTACAACCAGAAGCGCGTCACCGTACAGTACGCCATCCAGACAAACGGCCTTGCCATTACCGAGGAATGGGCTGAATTTTTCAGCAAAGACCATTTTCTCGTGGGCATCAGCTTGGATGGCACCCCGGATGTCCATGATGCCCTGCGCCCGGACGCACAGGGGAACGGGACATGGGATAAAATCACGCAGACGATCAAACTGCTGCGCCGCTGCGGCGTGGAGTGCAACCTTTTGTGTGTCGTCACCAAGCGGCTGGCCAAAAAGGCGGAGCGCGTGTATAAATCCATGAAAGCCACGGGGGTGCGCTATTTGCAGTTCATTCCCTGTCTGGACCCGTTGGATACGCCGCAAGGGCAGCAGAACTACTCCTTAACACCGGAGCTGTACGCGCAGTTCCTGTGTGCCATGTTTGATGCCTGGTATCGGGACTGGAAAACCAGCACCTAT is a window encoding:
- a CDS encoding anaerobic sulfatase maturase — its product is MKQLQFLIKPAAGYCNMRCQYCFYRDEQQNRVNPEDCMMTRATAETLIQRCFVEIEQGGFVSFAFQGGEPTLAGLDFFRFFTQTVRKYNQKRVTVQYAIQTNGLAITEEWAEFFSKDHFLVGISLDGTPDVHDALRPDAQGNGTWDKITQTIKLLRRCGVECNLLCVVTKRLAKKAERVYKSMKATGVRYLQFIPCLDPLDTPQGQQNYSLTPELYAQFLCAMFDAWYRDWKTSTYISIRLFEDYIHLLMGSPAGTCSTTGTCGAYMVVEGSGAVYPCDFFCLDAYKLGTVQNDTLQSLLTGKKMQTFITDGWQIPAECRQCRWIRLCRGGCKRDRNATDTAQRSYYCKALQKFFAYAEPRLCEMVRAVQMYR